A stretch of Microbacterium sp. 4R-513 DNA encodes these proteins:
- the folK gene encoding 2-amino-4-hydroxy-6-hydroxymethyldihydropteridine diphosphokinase: MRAVVALGANLGDRVATLRRAVAELGALPLVDEVRAADIIESVALKLDGPDASAPAYLNTVAIVTTRLAPSVLLSYLHAIEAKHGRERRERWGDRTLDLDLISYGDVVSDDPRLLLPHPRAAERDFVLAPWLAIDPHAELPGRGRVADLLARLREVS, translated from the coding sequence GTGCGCGCCGTCGTCGCCCTGGGCGCCAACTTGGGCGATCGCGTCGCGACCCTCCGCCGCGCGGTCGCGGAGCTCGGGGCCCTGCCGCTCGTCGACGAGGTGCGCGCGGCCGACATCATCGAGTCGGTCGCGCTCAAGCTCGACGGACCGGATGCCTCGGCTCCCGCCTACCTCAACACCGTGGCCATCGTCACGACGCGGCTCGCCCCTTCCGTGCTGCTCTCCTACCTGCACGCGATCGAGGCGAAGCACGGCCGCGAGCGCCGCGAGCGATGGGGTGATCGCACTCTCGACCTCGATCTCATCTCCTACGGAGACGTCGTGAGCGACGACCCGAGGCTGCTCCTGCCGCATCCGCGTGCGGCTGAGCGCGACTTCGTCCTCGCGCCGTGGCTGGCGATCGATCCCCACGCCGAGCTGCCCGGGCGCGGCCGGGTCGCCGACCTCCTGGCGCGACTGCGGGAGGTCTCGTGA
- the folB gene encoding dihydroneopterin aldolase, which produces MDFLDEITLTGIRAFGHHGVYAEEKRDGQEFVVDVTLHLPLRKAAETDDVADTVHYGELAEQIAAIVSGEPVDLLEALAGRIADAILANELVQVAKVTVHKPSAPIAVPFGDVAVTVHRGRVGV; this is translated from the coding sequence ATGGACTTCCTAGACGAGATCACCCTCACCGGCATCCGGGCGTTCGGCCACCACGGCGTGTACGCCGAGGAGAAGCGCGACGGCCAGGAGTTCGTCGTCGACGTCACGCTGCACCTGCCACTGCGCAAGGCCGCCGAGACCGACGACGTCGCCGACACCGTCCACTACGGCGAGCTGGCCGAGCAGATCGCGGCGATCGTCTCGGGCGAGCCGGTCGACCTCCTCGAGGCCCTCGCGGGCCGCATCGCGGACGCGATCCTCGCCAACGAGCTCGTGCAGGTCGCCAAAGTGACGGTGCACAAGCCGTCCGCCCCGATCGCCGTGCCGTTCGGCGACGTCGCGGTGACCGTGCACCGCGGGCGGGTGGGCGTGTGA
- the folP gene encoding dihydropteroate synthase gives MSCLVMGIVNVTPDSFSDGGRFLAADAAIAHGLMLRSHGAAILDVGGESTRPGAERVDPAVEQERVLPVVRALVEAGVPVSIDTMNSSTALAAVGAGARIVNDVSGGLSDPDMLSAIAGTDADIVLQHWRGYSSDMYARADYGDIVTEVVTELSTRVEAAAAAGIAPSRVIVDPGIGFGKKGRQNWAVLHGLPRISGMGPRVLVGTSRKRFLAETLEPDEEEASVGRRDLATAVTSVLAARSGAWGVRVHDVAATVDALKVADAWESGARWTS, from the coding sequence ATGAGCTGCCTCGTCATGGGCATCGTGAACGTCACGCCCGACTCGTTCAGCGACGGCGGGCGCTTCCTCGCCGCCGACGCTGCCATCGCCCACGGCCTGATGCTGCGAAGTCACGGCGCCGCGATCCTCGACGTCGGCGGAGAGTCGACGCGCCCCGGTGCCGAGCGGGTCGACCCCGCCGTCGAGCAGGAGCGTGTGCTCCCCGTCGTGCGAGCTCTCGTCGAGGCCGGCGTCCCGGTCAGCATCGACACGATGAACTCCTCGACCGCGCTCGCCGCCGTCGGCGCCGGTGCGCGGATCGTCAACGACGTGTCGGGCGGGCTCTCGGACCCCGACATGCTCTCCGCGATCGCGGGCACGGACGCCGACATCGTGCTGCAGCACTGGCGCGGCTACTCCTCCGACATGTACGCGCGGGCCGACTACGGCGACATCGTCACCGAGGTGGTGACCGAGCTCTCGACGCGGGTCGAAGCCGCCGCGGCGGCGGGGATCGCGCCGTCCCGCGTGATCGTCGATCCGGGCATCGGCTTCGGCAAGAAGGGCCGGCAGAACTGGGCCGTACTCCACGGCCTTCCCCGGATCTCGGGGATGGGGCCGCGCGTGCTCGTCGGAACGAGCCGCAAGCGGTTCCTGGCCGAGACCCTCGAGCCGGATGAGGAAGAGGCATCCGTCGGGCGCCGTGACCTCGCGACGGCGGTGACGAGCGTGCTCGCCGCCCGGTCCGGTGCGTGGGGCGTGCGCGTCCACGACGTGGCCGCGACCGTCGATGCGCTCAAGGTCGCCGACGCCTGGGAGAGTGGAGCCCGATGGACTTCCTAG
- the folE gene encoding GTP cyclohydrolase I, with translation MAVDRERVAALVRELLEAIGEDPDRPGLKATPQRVADAYAEFFAGVGEDASAPLQHTISISHGPAPETSASGAVMLRDIHFRSVCEHHLLLFRGKAHIAYLPGDKVVGLGALPKVVDVLAARPQVQERLGEQIADAIADALDTRGVLVVLEATHGCVTMRGERQREASTVTIAARGELAEPAARAELIALIGAGRD, from the coding sequence ATGGCCGTCGACCGTGAGCGCGTCGCTGCGCTCGTCCGCGAGCTCCTCGAGGCGATCGGGGAGGACCCCGATCGCCCGGGGCTGAAGGCGACCCCGCAGCGGGTCGCCGACGCCTACGCGGAGTTCTTCGCGGGTGTGGGGGAGGATGCCTCGGCCCCCCTGCAGCACACCATCTCGATCTCGCACGGGCCGGCGCCCGAGACCTCGGCCTCCGGTGCCGTCATGCTCCGCGACATCCACTTCCGGTCCGTCTGCGAGCACCACCTCTTGCTGTTCCGGGGTAAGGCGCACATCGCCTACCTCCCCGGCGACAAGGTTGTCGGGCTCGGGGCGCTGCCCAAGGTCGTCGACGTGCTCGCGGCGCGGCCGCAGGTGCAGGAGCGCCTCGGCGAGCAGATCGCCGACGCGATCGCCGACGCCCTCGACACGCGGGGGGTGCTCGTCGTGCTCGAGGCGACCCACGGATGCGTCACGATGCGCGGGGAGCGTCAGCGCGAGGCATCCACCGTCACGATCGCCGCGCGCGGAGAACTGGCCGAGCCCGCCGCCCGCGCCGAGCTCATCGCACTCATCGGCGCTGGCCGGGACTGA
- the ftsH gene encoding ATP-dependent zinc metalloprotease FtsH yields MDLKKITRNPLFYVLMIGFLLIVGFSLISSLGGAKQISTQEGLKLLDGTTVTEVTNTDGDQRVDMTLAEPYEGATDVQFYYVTARAEEVVDAINSADPKDGFNDAVPRATWFDGFISLFLPILLLGLLFWFLLSSAQGGGSKVMQFGKSRAKLVTKETPTVTFGDVAGADEAIEELQEIKDFLKDPAKFQAVGARIPKGVLLYGPPGTGKTLLARAVAGEAGVPFYSISGSDFVEMFVGVGASRVRDLFNQAKESAPAIIFIDEIDAVGRHRGAGLGGGHDEREQTLNQMLVEMDGFDPKANVIVIAATNRPDILDPALLRPGRFDRQIGVDAPDLKGRQKILEVHGRGKPLADGVDLEVVARKTPGFTGADLANVLNEAALLTARSNAQLIDNRALDEAIDRVLAGPQRRTRVMKDKEKLITAYHEGGHALAAAAMNHTDPVTKVTILPRGRALGYTMVLPLDDKYSVTRNELQDQLAYAMGGRVAEEIVFHDPTTGASNDIEKATGIARKMVTEYGMTTDVGPVKLGQASGEMFLGRDMGHGRDFSERIAERVDQQVRGLIEQAHNEAYEVINANRDVLDKLALALLEKETLDHLELAEIFKDIKKLPPRPQWLSSSDRPVSALPPVEVPRRPEPAGVAASVESQTNAEKAPRRRPSGQARPATA; encoded by the coding sequence ATGGACCTCAAGAAGATCACCCGCAATCCGCTCTTCTACGTCTTGATGATCGGATTCCTCCTCATCGTGGGGTTCTCGCTCATCTCGAGCCTCGGCGGGGCGAAGCAGATCTCGACGCAGGAGGGCCTCAAGCTCCTCGACGGGACGACGGTGACCGAGGTCACGAACACCGACGGCGATCAGCGCGTCGACATGACGCTGGCGGAGCCCTACGAGGGCGCGACCGACGTGCAGTTCTACTACGTCACGGCGCGCGCCGAAGAGGTCGTCGACGCCATCAACTCGGCCGACCCCAAGGACGGCTTCAACGACGCCGTGCCGCGTGCGACCTGGTTCGACGGGTTCATCTCGCTCTTCCTCCCGATCCTCCTGCTCGGCCTCCTGTTCTGGTTCCTGCTGTCGAGCGCCCAGGGCGGCGGCAGCAAGGTCATGCAGTTCGGCAAGTCCCGGGCGAAGCTCGTGACGAAGGAGACCCCGACCGTCACGTTCGGCGACGTCGCCGGCGCCGACGAGGCGATCGAGGAGCTGCAGGAGATCAAGGACTTCCTGAAGGACCCGGCGAAGTTCCAGGCCGTCGGCGCCCGCATCCCGAAGGGCGTGCTCCTGTACGGCCCTCCCGGAACCGGCAAGACGCTCCTCGCCCGCGCGGTCGCGGGTGAGGCCGGCGTGCCGTTCTACTCGATCTCGGGTTCCGACTTCGTCGAGATGTTCGTCGGCGTCGGCGCCTCGCGCGTGCGCGACCTCTTCAACCAGGCCAAGGAGTCCGCTCCGGCGATCATCTTCATCGACGAGATCGACGCCGTCGGCCGCCACCGCGGTGCCGGCCTCGGCGGCGGGCACGACGAGCGCGAGCAGACGCTCAACCAGATGCTCGTCGAGATGGACGGCTTCGACCCCAAGGCGAACGTCATCGTCATCGCCGCGACGAACCGTCCCGACATCCTCGACCCCGCTCTCCTGCGCCCCGGGCGCTTCGACCGTCAGATCGGCGTGGACGCCCCCGACCTCAAGGGACGCCAGAAGATCCTCGAGGTGCACGGCCGCGGCAAGCCCCTCGCGGACGGCGTCGACCTCGAGGTCGTCGCCCGCAAGACGCCGGGCTTCACCGGTGCCGACCTCGCGAACGTCCTCAACGAGGCCGCGCTGCTGACGGCCCGCTCGAACGCGCAGCTCATCGACAACCGTGCGCTCGACGAGGCCATCGACCGCGTTCTCGCCGGTCCGCAGCGCCGCACGCGCGTCATGAAGGACAAGGAGAAGCTCATCACGGCCTACCACGAGGGCGGTCACGCGCTCGCGGCGGCGGCGATGAACCACACCGACCCCGTCACGAAGGTCACGATCCTCCCGCGCGGCCGCGCCCTCGGCTACACGATGGTGCTGCCCCTCGACGACAAGTATTCCGTCACGCGCAACGAGCTTCAGGATCAGCTCGCCTACGCGATGGGCGGCCGCGTCGCCGAGGAGATCGTGTTCCACGACCCGACGACCGGTGCGTCGAACGACATCGAGAAGGCCACCGGCATCGCCCGCAAGATGGTCACCGAGTACGGCATGACGACCGACGTCGGTCCGGTCAAGCTCGGCCAGGCCTCCGGCGAGATGTTCCTCGGTCGCGACATGGGCCACGGCCGCGACTTCTCGGAGCGCATCGCCGAGCGGGTCGACCAGCAGGTTCGCGGGCTCATCGAGCAGGCGCACAACGAGGCCTACGAGGTCATCAATGCCAACCGCGACGTTCTCGACAAGCTCGCGCTCGCCCTCCTCGAGAAGGAGACGCTCGACCACCTCGAGCTGGCCGAGATCTTCAAGGACATCAAGAAGCTCCCGCCGCGCCCGCAGTGGCTCTCGAGCAGCGATCGCCCGGTCTCGGCACTGCCCCCCGTCGAGGTCCCGCGTCGCCCCGAGCCCGCGGGCGTGGCGGCCTCGGTCGAGTCCCAGACCAACGCCGAGAAGGCTCCGCGCCGCCGCCCGAGCGGACAGGCGCGTCCCGCGACCGCCTAG
- the hpt gene encoding hypoxanthine phosphoribosyltransferase yields the protein MRAADIQSDISDVLVTEEQIQEKLIEIAAQVAADYEGKELILVGVLKGAVMVMADFSRALPVAVPMDWMAVSSYGAGTKSSGVVQIRKDLDTDIHDKHVLIVEDIIDSGLTLSWLLENFASRGAASVEVFALLRKPEAAKVHVPCRYVGFEIPNEFVIGYGLDYAEKYRNLRDVAVLAPHVYA from the coding sequence ATGCGCGCGGCCGACATCCAGAGCGATATCAGCGACGTCCTCGTCACCGAGGAGCAGATCCAGGAGAAGCTCATCGAGATCGCGGCGCAGGTCGCCGCCGATTACGAGGGGAAAGAGCTCATCCTCGTCGGAGTCCTGAAGGGCGCCGTCATGGTGATGGCCGACTTCTCGCGGGCGCTGCCCGTCGCCGTCCCGATGGACTGGATGGCCGTCTCGTCCTACGGCGCCGGCACGAAGTCCAGCGGCGTCGTGCAGATCCGCAAAGACCTCGACACCGACATCCACGACAAGCACGTCCTGATCGTCGAAGACATCATCGATTCGGGTCTGACCCTGAGCTGGCTCCTCGAGAACTTCGCGTCGCGGGGTGCGGCATCCGTCGAGGTGTTCGCCCTCCTCCGCAAGCCCGAGGCCGCGAAGGTCCACGTCCCCTGCCGCTATGTCGGGTTCGAGATCCCGAACGAGTTCGTCATCGGGTACGGCCTCGACTACGCCGAGAAGTACCGCAACCTCCGCGACGTCGCGGTGCTCGCTCCGCACGTCTACGCCTGA
- the tilS gene encoding tRNA lysidine(34) synthetase TilS, whose translation MTHRPGLDPAVAQTRRAVRAALAGMPAGATVVVALSGGADSLALAAATAFEAPKAGLTAVSVTIDHGLQAGSTDAAAAAAAQARALGIEPRIVRVRVGSDGGPEAAARAARYAALRDEASVLRATAVLTGHTLDDQAETVLLGLARGSGAASLQGMAPVSQLADGIALLRPLLGLHRATTRAACAAEELVPWDDPQNEDASFARVRVRSRVLPVLEAELGPGIAEALARTAEQLREDAEAFDEMIDETIEDIVEHAEAGISVSVPALAANPPALRHRIIRHVVAAEFGASLTRVQTLEVARLVTDWNGQGPIDLPACRARRTGARLEFTAH comes from the coding sequence GTGACCCATCGACCAGGCCTCGACCCCGCCGTCGCGCAGACGCGTCGCGCCGTGCGCGCGGCCCTCGCCGGCATGCCCGCCGGTGCGACGGTCGTCGTCGCGCTGTCGGGCGGCGCCGATTCGCTCGCGCTCGCTGCGGCGACGGCGTTCGAGGCGCCCAAGGCCGGGTTGACCGCCGTGTCGGTCACGATCGACCACGGACTGCAGGCGGGATCGACGGATGCCGCGGCCGCCGCGGCCGCGCAGGCACGGGCTCTCGGGATCGAGCCGCGGATCGTCCGGGTCCGCGTCGGCTCGGACGGCGGGCCGGAGGCCGCCGCGCGCGCCGCACGGTATGCGGCGCTGAGGGACGAGGCATCCGTCCTTCGGGCGACGGCAGTCCTGACCGGCCACACGCTCGACGACCAGGCCGAGACGGTCCTGCTGGGACTCGCGCGGGGGTCGGGGGCGGCGAGCTTGCAGGGCATGGCACCCGTCTCGCAGCTCGCCGACGGCATCGCGCTCCTGCGACCGCTTCTCGGGCTGCATCGCGCGACCACGCGGGCCGCGTGTGCGGCGGAGGAGCTCGTCCCGTGGGACGACCCGCAGAACGAGGACGCCTCGTTCGCGCGCGTCCGTGTGCGCAGCCGGGTCCTGCCCGTGCTCGAAGCCGAGCTGGGCCCGGGGATCGCGGAGGCGCTGGCGCGTACGGCCGAGCAGCTGCGCGAGGATGCCGAGGCCTTCGACGAGATGATCGACGAGACGATCGAGGACATCGTCGAGCATGCCGAGGCGGGGATCTCCGTGTCGGTGCCCGCGCTCGCGGCGAACCCGCCGGCGCTGCGGCACCGGATCATCCGGCACGTGGTCGCCGCGGAGTTCGGCGCGAGCCTCACCCGGGTGCAGACGCTCGAGGTCGCGCGGCTCGTGACCGACTGGAACGGGCAGGGGCCCATCGATCTGCCCGCATGCCGGGCCCGCCGCACCGGCGCACGGCTGGAGTTCACCGCGCACTGA
- the ppa gene encoding inorganic diphosphatase — MGAYDAVIEIPRNSKIKYEVDHGTGRVFLDRILYTPMGYPTNYGFFENTLGEDGDPLDVLVLLDHDLQPGILASVRPVGVLKMSDEAGGDDKVVAVLAKDPRWSHIQDVDDIPEYTQKEITHFFEHYKDLEPGKWVKVDEWAGAAEAERLVGEAFDRFKEHEGQTATQGEGEAPNTL, encoded by the coding sequence ATGGGCGCGTACGACGCCGTCATCGAGATCCCGCGCAACAGCAAGATCAAGTACGAGGTCGACCACGGCACCGGGCGCGTGTTCCTCGACCGCATCCTCTACACGCCGATGGGCTACCCCACCAACTACGGCTTCTTCGAGAACACCCTCGGCGAGGACGGCGACCCGCTCGACGTGCTCGTGCTGCTCGACCACGACCTGCAGCCGGGGATCCTCGCGTCGGTGCGCCCGGTCGGCGTGCTGAAGATGAGCGACGAGGCTGGAGGCGACGACAAGGTCGTCGCGGTGCTCGCCAAGGATCCGCGCTGGTCGCACATCCAGGACGTCGACGACATCCCCGAGTACACCCAGAAGGAGATCACGCACTTCTTCGAGCACTATAAGGACCTCGAGCCCGGCAAGTGGGTCAAGGTCGACGAGTGGGCGGGCGCCGCCGAGGCGGAGCGCCTGGTCGGCGAGGCCTTCGACCGCTTCAAGGAGCACGAGGGCCAGACCGCCACGCAGGGTGAGGGCGAAGCGCCCAACACGCTCTGA
- a CDS encoding M23 family metallopeptidase, giving the protein MEQDHALVDCGCAPTPRERRALWPSVDRRTALGLGVIGLVGIAAVAGPLLPPAFAADYPSWDDVQAARANEAAKAQEVQKIQGLIDSLTSEVARTQAEAEARAAEFYQAQQDYFDAAQRADQLQSQADDQATKALDAANKAGRVAAQLYRNGGEDTSLQLFFAGSAASADDLLARLGTMDQLIGRNQAVYADAITARDAAQSLSDQAVVARDERDRLQQLAEQKMNEAQAAADAAQAALEAQQTHLGELQAQLAALQDTTAKTLADYQAGVEAARKAAAEAAARAAAEAAAKAAAAAQSGGGGSGGSVVASGWSRPSSGWQTSGYGPRSVQCGNGYCSTGFHYGVDLASGCGSAIYAANSGTVRYAGPNGGYGNYIKLDHGGGVGTGYGHIQNGGILVRSGQWVNSGQVIAYEGNTGNSFGCHVHFEVYINGNPTNPIPFMADRGISV; this is encoded by the coding sequence GTGGAGCAGGATCACGCCCTTGTGGATTGCGGCTGTGCGCCGACTCCACGAGAGCGTCGCGCCCTCTGGCCCTCGGTCGACCGGCGCACGGCGCTCGGTCTCGGAGTCATCGGGCTCGTCGGCATCGCCGCGGTCGCGGGGCCGCTCCTGCCCCCCGCCTTCGCCGCCGACTACCCCTCGTGGGACGACGTCCAGGCCGCACGCGCGAACGAGGCGGCCAAGGCGCAAGAGGTCCAGAAGATCCAGGGCCTCATCGACAGCCTCACCAGCGAGGTCGCCCGCACTCAGGCCGAGGCCGAGGCGCGCGCCGCCGAGTTCTATCAGGCGCAGCAGGACTACTTCGATGCGGCGCAGCGCGCCGATCAGCTGCAGTCCCAGGCCGACGACCAGGCTACGAAGGCATTGGATGCCGCGAACAAGGCCGGCCGCGTCGCCGCGCAGCTCTATCGCAACGGCGGCGAAGACACGTCGCTGCAGCTCTTCTTCGCCGGCTCCGCCGCCAGCGCCGACGACCTTCTCGCCCGCCTCGGGACGATGGACCAGCTCATCGGCCGCAACCAGGCCGTCTACGCCGACGCCATCACCGCCCGGGATGCCGCGCAGAGCCTCAGCGATCAGGCGGTCGTCGCCCGGGATGAGCGTGACCGGCTGCAGCAGCTCGCCGAGCAGAAGATGAACGAGGCGCAGGCGGCCGCCGACGCGGCGCAGGCTGCTCTCGAGGCGCAGCAGACGCACCTCGGTGAGCTCCAGGCTCAGCTCGCCGCTCTTCAGGACACCACCGCCAAGACCCTCGCCGACTACCAGGCGGGTGTCGAGGCCGCGCGCAAGGCGGCCGCGGAGGCCGCGGCGAGGGCGGCTGCCGAGGCCGCAGCCAAGGCGGCGGCTGCCGCGCAGAGCGGCGGGGGAGGCAGCGGCGGATCCGTCGTCGCGTCCGGATGGTCCCGCCCGTCGTCGGGCTGGCAGACGTCGGGCTACGGCCCGCGATCCGTCCAGTGCGGCAACGGCTACTGCTCGACCGGCTTCCACTACGGCGTGGATCTCGCATCCGGCTGCGGATCGGCCATCTACGCCGCCAACAGCGGCACCGTCCGCTATGCCGGCCCGAACGGCGGCTACGGCAACTACATCAAGCTCGACCACGGCGGCGGGGTCGGCACGGGGTACGGCCACATCCAGAACGGCGGCATCCTCGTCCGCAGCGGGCAGTGGGTGAACTCCGGCCAGGTCATCGCCTACGAGGGCAACACCGGCAACTCCTTCGGCTGCCACGTGCACTTCGAGGTCTACATCAACGGCAACCCGACCAACCCGATCCCGTTCATGGCCGATCGGGGCATCTCGGTCTGA
- a CDS encoding SDR family oxidoreductase — protein MSSPRAPRWSIPLPDLTGQRAVVTGASDGVGVEIARGLAAAGADVVLPVRNRAKGERAVAGIRADTPGASLSLVDLDLSDLASVAAAGDALLAAAIPIRVLVLNAGMIALSDPVRRTSVDGFELHFQTNHLGHVALVAQILPLLRAGAARVTVQSSLAARYHRVRWDDLQLERGYSALRAYGSSKVALSLFAFELGRRSVAGDWGITTNVSHPGIAITNIAPAVLLESRSRGARIGRRVMEAGVGGTPAEASLPALFAAASADAVRGAFYGPGGFLGLQGPPRRQRPYRSIVDAGEAARVWDVSQQLAGVRFEGPRAGASS, from the coding sequence ATGTCGAGCCCTCGGGCGCCGCGCTGGAGCATCCCGCTTCCCGACCTCACCGGGCAGCGCGCCGTCGTCACCGGCGCGAGCGACGGGGTCGGCGTCGAGATCGCACGCGGGCTCGCTGCCGCCGGCGCCGATGTCGTCTTGCCGGTGCGCAACCGCGCCAAGGGCGAGCGGGCGGTCGCGGGCATCCGAGCCGATACGCCCGGTGCCTCGCTCAGCCTGGTCGACCTCGACCTGTCGGACCTGGCCTCGGTGGCCGCGGCTGGGGACGCGCTGCTCGCGGCGGCGATTCCGATCCGGGTCCTCGTCCTCAACGCGGGCATGATCGCGCTGAGCGACCCGGTGCGCCGCACGAGTGTCGACGGGTTCGAGCTGCACTTCCAAACCAACCATCTGGGCCATGTCGCCCTCGTCGCCCAGATCCTCCCGCTCCTGCGCGCGGGTGCGGCCCGAGTGACGGTGCAGAGCAGCCTCGCGGCGCGCTACCACCGGGTGCGGTGGGACGATCTACAGCTGGAGCGCGGCTACTCGGCGCTCCGGGCCTACGGGTCGTCGAAGGTCGCGCTGAGCCTGTTCGCCTTCGAGCTCGGTCGACGCAGCGTCGCGGGCGACTGGGGCATCACGACCAACGTCTCGCATCCCGGCATCGCGATCACCAACATCGCCCCCGCCGTGCTGCTCGAGAGCCGTAGCCGCGGCGCGCGCATCGGCCGCCGCGTCATGGAGGCCGGGGTGGGCGGAACGCCGGCCGAGGCATCCCTCCCCGCCCTCTTCGCCGCCGCGTCGGCGGATGCCGTTCGCGGAGCGTTCTACGGACCCGGCGGCTTCCTCGGCCTGCAGGGGCCGCCGCGCCGGCAGCGCCCCTACCGGAGCATCGTCGACGCCGGGGAGGCTGCGCGCGTCTGGGACGTCTCGCAGCAGCTCGCGGGCGTGCGATTCGAAGGGCCGCGCGCCGGCGCGAGCAGCTGA
- a CDS encoding GrpB family protein, giving the protein MPDWRLTTADSVAQARGILAREQEALAKAGVPGVLGLTGGSSLEGLVTKGDIDLHLRVQPAEFELAKQALVPRYRPVHLDIWTGSFATFERDAQPPIGIALTVVGSEHDHRFTTSWDRMRTDAAARAAYNALKRAGGDVEHAKSRFFDGLTGSSAG; this is encoded by the coding sequence GTGCCCGACTGGCGGCTGACGACGGCGGACTCGGTCGCCCAGGCACGAGGCATCCTGGCGCGGGAACAGGAGGCGCTCGCGAAGGCGGGCGTTCCGGGCGTTCTGGGTCTCACCGGCGGCAGCAGCCTGGAGGGACTTGTGACGAAGGGCGACATCGATCTGCACCTCCGAGTGCAACCGGCCGAGTTCGAGCTCGCGAAGCAGGCGCTCGTCCCGCGCTACCGTCCGGTGCACCTCGACATCTGGACGGGATCGTTCGCAACCTTCGAGCGCGACGCGCAACCGCCGATCGGCATCGCGCTGACGGTGGTGGGCTCCGAGCACGATCACCGGTTCACGACGTCCTGGGATCGCATGCGGACGGATGCCGCCGCCCGCGCCGCTTACAACGCGCTCAAGCGCGCCGGGGGAGACGTCGAACACGCGAAGTCCCGCTTCTTCGACGGTCTCACCGGATCGTCAGCCGGCTAG
- a CDS encoding phytanoyl-CoA dioxygenase family protein: MHDEVPGTIPATTQTDDVPRATPAPIETDGLDPDIAKTVTALYGDGIDGRKGAFTPEWADALREDIEVAYQDALGREGGAVGRGPKRHYVEIHPEQMRGWLDLVDHPWVRGVCEAVLGPDYQIIELGFDVPNPGAKDQPFHRDFPMPDETRETGRLTSLAFNVTAVDTTEDMGPFEIAPTTQWDLPENFEHEMFPDKSLYPRFHELAVRKYPQRGDISVRSALTIHRGTANTSDRARPVLVLGVDAPGAGNAEHHDMAVTRGFYEQLPERVRRHLVCPVVDELEPIVQKHSIEGLMMGEA; encoded by the coding sequence ATGCACGACGAAGTGCCCGGGACGATCCCGGCGACCACCCAGACCGACGATGTGCCCCGGGCCACCCCGGCACCCATCGAGACGGACGGACTCGACCCCGACATCGCGAAGACGGTGACGGCGCTCTACGGCGACGGCATCGACGGCCGCAAGGGCGCATTCACGCCCGAGTGGGCCGACGCGCTGCGCGAGGACATCGAGGTCGCGTACCAGGACGCCCTCGGCCGTGAAGGCGGGGCCGTGGGCCGGGGCCCGAAGCGGCATTACGTCGAGATCCACCCCGAGCAGATGCGGGGCTGGCTCGACCTCGTCGACCACCCCTGGGTTCGCGGCGTCTGCGAGGCCGTCCTCGGCCCGGACTACCAGATCATCGAGCTCGGGTTCGATGTGCCCAACCCGGGCGCGAAGGATCAGCCGTTCCACCGCGACTTCCCGATGCCCGACGAGACGCGCGAGACGGGGCGCCTCACGTCTCTCGCCTTCAACGTCACCGCCGTCGACACGACCGAGGACATGGGCCCGTTCGAGATCGCGCCGACGACGCAGTGGGACCTCCCCGAGAACTTCGAGCACGAAATGTTCCCCGACAAGTCGCTCTATCCCCGCTTCCATGAGCTCGCGGTCCGCAAGTACCCGCAGCGCGGCGACATCTCGGTGCGCTCGGCGCTGACGATCCACCGCGGCACGGCGAACACGTCCGATCGTGCGCGCCCCGTCCTCGTCCTCGGCGTGGATGCGCCCGGCGCCGGCAATGCGGAGCACCACGACATGGCGGTCACCCGCGGCTTCTACGAGCAGCTGCCCGAGCGCGTGCGACGCCACCTCGTGTGCCCCGTCGTCGACGAGCTCGAGCCGATCGTCCAGAAGCACTCGATCGAGGGCCTCATGATGGGCGAGGCCTGA